The Bernardetia litoralis DSM 6794 genome includes a window with the following:
- a CDS encoding glycerophosphodiester phosphodiesterase, whose translation MKKTLLNRQIFQILFFSLFFSFSFSSCHKEEININLNEKSIKVIGHGGMGIGQVYPMNTYESIAYALSLGSDGVEIDVQMTKDGVLVAFHDEELETKTNKKGKIYEQNWDDIKDAQYIKSAPYTNYRIVRLEDLFAYLPNLDKYVISLDVKSFNPSTSAEYNYQFNTALISLIEKYKQKRNLDLNNIFLELKRTDLIESIQKERPNYQIFTYETFEIALERAKKYNLRGIIVQTDYLTKEKVELAHNEGLLVATFNTHSETDNIEAINKGVDYIQTDKVQNLIKILK comes from the coding sequence ATGAAAAAAACATTACTTAATCGTCAAATATTTCAAATCTTATTTTTTAGTCTATTTTTCTCATTTTCCTTTAGCTCATGTCATAAAGAAGAAATCAATATTAATTTGAATGAAAAAAGTATTAAAGTTATTGGACATGGAGGAATGGGAATTGGGCAAGTTTATCCAATGAATACGTATGAATCAATTGCTTATGCCTTGAGTTTAGGAAGTGATGGGGTAGAAATTGATGTTCAAATGACAAAAGATGGTGTTTTGGTAGCTTTTCATGATGAAGAATTAGAAACCAAAACCAATAAAAAAGGAAAAATATATGAACAAAACTGGGATGATATAAAAGATGCTCAGTATATAAAATCTGCTCCATATACTAACTATAGAATAGTACGTTTGGAAGACCTTTTTGCATATTTACCCAATTTAGATAAGTATGTAATTTCTTTAGATGTCAAAAGTTTTAATCCTTCTACCTCAGCAGAATATAATTATCAATTCAACACAGCTCTTATATCTTTGATAGAAAAATACAAACAAAAACGTAATCTTGATTTGAATAATATATTTTTAGAATTAAAACGAACAGATTTAATAGAATCAATACAAAAAGAACGTCCCAATTATCAAATTTTTACTTATGAAACATTTGAAATTGCTTTAGAGAGAGCAAAAAAATATAATCTAAGAGGGATTATAGTTCAAACAGATTATTTAACAAAAGAAAAAGTAGAATTGGCACACAATGAAGGATTATTAGTAGCCACTTTTAATACTCATTCAGAAACTGACAACATAGAAGCAATTAATAAAGGTGTAGATTATATCCAAACAGATAAAGTTCAAAATTTAATTAAAATTTTAAAATAA
- a CDS encoding NAD-dependent epimerase/dehydratase family protein produces MNKEISLVTGANGHLGNNLVRLLLSEDKKVIATVRNPENRETKKTFDGLNCEIKRVDLMDKDSMLKAFKGVTNLYAVGAAFKMWSKNPKEEIYDNNVKGTQNLFEAAASCGVKNIVYVSSVAALDFTQLPAKESNGYNGDRRNWYYNSKNDSDKLALELGKKYNIRTVLILPSAMIGSQAHKLSYSNQLVFQVLNGEIPIDTNITLNWIDVNDVALGAYNAMQKGRDGERYILANETHTSLQESVRIAAQLYPELKLKIPKKAPKFLLYTVATLMELGSKITGKEPLLQRHYLDMFYGVRQDYNTSKSKTELNFNPKSSKEALIDALKYLKEEWNFNKN; encoded by the coding sequence ATGAACAAAGAAATTTCATTAGTAACAGGAGCAAATGGGCATTTAGGAAATAATTTAGTTCGTCTATTACTCTCTGAAGATAAAAAAGTAATTGCAACAGTTCGAAACCCTGAAAATAGGGAAACAAAAAAAACATTTGATGGATTGAATTGTGAAATCAAACGAGTTGATTTAATGGATAAAGATTCTATGTTGAAGGCTTTTAAAGGTGTAACAAATCTTTATGCAGTAGGTGCAGCTTTCAAAATGTGGTCAAAGAATCCTAAAGAAGAAATTTATGATAACAACGTAAAGGGTACACAAAACTTATTTGAAGCTGCTGCAAGTTGTGGAGTGAAAAATATAGTTTATGTGAGTTCGGTTGCAGCTTTAGATTTTACTCAGCTTCCAGCAAAAGAAAGTAATGGCTATAATGGTGACAGAAGAAATTGGTATTATAATTCAAAAAATGATTCTGATAAACTTGCTTTAGAACTAGGCAAAAAGTATAATATTAGAACAGTTTTAATTTTACCTTCTGCTATGATAGGAAGCCAAGCACATAAATTGAGTTATTCCAATCAGTTAGTATTTCAAGTCTTAAATGGTGAAATTCCGATTGATACAAATATTACTTTGAATTGGATAGACGTAAATGATGTGGCTTTAGGTGCATACAATGCCATGCAAAAAGGTAGAGATGGAGAACGTTATATATTAGCCAATGAAACTCATACTTCTCTACAAGAGAGTGTCAGAATTGCAGCTCAGTTATACCCAGAATTAAAATTAAAGATTCCTAAGAAAGCTCCTAAATTTTTGCTTTATACAGTTGCTACTTTAATGGAATTAGGTAGCAAAATCACAGGAAAAGAGCCTTTGCTTCAAAGGCATTATTTAGATATGTTTTATGGTGTTAGACAAGATTATAACACAAGTAAATCTAAAACAGAATTAAATTTTAATCCCAAATCATCAAAAGAAGCATTAATTGATGCACTAAAATACCTCAAGGAAGAATGGAATTTTAATAAAAATTGA
- a CDS encoding Crp/Fnr family transcriptional regulator gives MDDFIDYINLHILLSKKDIDLLKNVVTTIELPAHKVFIEAGTIDDHLYFLCCGIIKGYKNKDGKIVIEHLVDENNFFAAMESFMNQIPSLDSYETITNSKICKISRDNFKLLRDSITEWNNFIEIIYTQYLQCKTNRVQDFQLLTAKERYIKFVEQYPNLALNVSVENMASFLGIEPQSLSRIRKQITI, from the coding sequence ATGGATGATTTTATAGACTATATCAATTTGCATATTCTTTTATCTAAAAAAGATATTGATTTATTAAAGAATGTAGTTACTACTATTGAATTACCTGCACACAAAGTTTTTATAGAAGCAGGAACAATCGATGACCATTTATATTTTTTATGTTGTGGAATTATAAAAGGATATAAAAATAAAGATGGGAAAATAGTGATAGAACATCTTGTAGATGAAAACAACTTTTTTGCAGCAATGGAGAGTTTTATGAATCAAATACCATCACTTGATTCTTATGAAACTATTACAAATAGCAAAATTTGCAAAATTTCAAGAGATAATTTTAAACTATTAAGAGACTCTATCACTGAATGGAATAACTTTATCGAAATAATTTATACTCAGTATTTACAGTGTAAAACAAACAGAGTGCAAGATTTTCAATTGCTTACAGCAAAAGAACGCTACATAAAATTTGTTGAACAATATCCTAACCTAGCTCTGAATGTATCTGTTGAAAACATGGCTTCATTCTTAGGAATAGAACCTCAATCACTAAGCCGAATAAGAAAACAAATCACTATCTAA
- a CDS encoding protein phosphatase 2C domain-containing protein, whose product MKIYTTLQIGEFHINYCEDFLIKEQLTSHEILIAVLDGCTMGTESVFASILYGKILRKVAKNKFYEEFIAKQNQEINLQLKLKSILQELIYETREIKNNLGLETNELLSTIILGIIDTKNYKAELITIGDGLICIDRKIIEYEQNNTPDYLGYHLTENFEDFYKNQQQKLSISSFTDLSISTDGIFTFKNLENQNLQKKESEIIDYLLIDNNESEFDNFLDRKIRNLKKINHVVTDDLAIIRIKKNK is encoded by the coding sequence ATGAAAATATACACCACATTACAAATCGGAGAGTTTCATATTAATTATTGTGAAGATTTTTTGATAAAAGAACAACTAACTTCTCATGAAATATTGATTGCTGTTTTAGATGGTTGTACAATGGGAACAGAATCTGTTTTTGCATCTATTTTGTATGGAAAAATACTTAGAAAAGTAGCTAAAAATAAATTCTATGAAGAGTTTATTGCAAAGCAAAATCAAGAAATCAATTTGCAATTAAAACTCAAAAGTATTCTTCAAGAGCTTATATATGAAACAAGGGAAATAAAAAACAACTTGGGTTTAGAAACCAATGAGCTTCTTTCTACGATTATTTTGGGAATAATTGACACAAAAAACTATAAAGCTGAACTCATAACAATCGGTGACGGACTAATTTGTATAGATAGAAAGATTATAGAATATGAACAAAATAATACACCTGATTATTTGGGTTATCATTTGACTGAAAATTTTGAAGATTTTTATAAAAATCAACAACAAAAACTTTCTATTTCCAGTTTTACAGATTTATCAATTTCCACAGATGGAATATTTACATTCAAAAATTTAGAAAATCAAAATCTTCAAAAAAAGGAGTCTGAAATAATTGATTACCTTTTAATAGATAATAATGAATCAGAATTTGATAATTTTTTAGATAGAAAAATCAGAAACTTAAAGAAAATAAATCATGTAGTTACAGATGATTTGGCAATAATTAGAATTAAAAAAAATAAATGA
- a CDS encoding ABC transporter ATP-binding protein: protein MLSLQNIHKSYHTTAQSMHVLKGIDMTINEGELVSIMGSSGSGKSTLLNILGMLDNYDEGEYWLDKVLIKNLSEKQAAIYRNKFLGFVFQSFNLLSFKTAAENVALPLYYQKVGRKERQIQAEEYLERVGLRQWAHHLPSELSGGQKQRVAIARALITDPKVILADEPTGALDTKTSYEVMELFKQVHESGKTIVIVTHEDDIAAKTERVIRLRDGHIETQEKIDK, encoded by the coding sequence ATGCTTTCTCTACAAAATATCCATAAGTCTTACCATACTACTGCCCAAAGTATGCATGTTTTGAAGGGTATTGATATGACCATAAACGAAGGTGAACTTGTTTCTATTATGGGTTCTTCAGGTTCTGGAAAATCAACATTACTCAATATTTTGGGAATGTTAGATAATTATGACGAAGGAGAATACTGGCTAGATAAAGTATTAATAAAAAACCTTTCTGAAAAACAAGCAGCTATTTATCGCAACAAATTTTTAGGGTTTGTTTTTCAATCTTTCAATTTACTTTCCTTCAAAACAGCAGCCGAAAATGTAGCTTTACCACTTTATTATCAAAAAGTAGGACGCAAAGAAAGACAAATACAAGCTGAAGAGTATTTAGAACGTGTAGGTTTACGTCAATGGGCGCATCATTTGCCTTCTGAGCTTTCAGGTGGGCAAAAACAGCGTGTTGCTATTGCAAGAGCTTTAATCACAGACCCAAAAGTAATCTTAGCTGATGAACCAACAGGAGCTTTAGATACAAAAACTTCTTATGAAGTAATGGAACTTTTCAAACAAGTACATGAAAGTGGAAAAACAATCGTAATTGTAACCCATGAAGATGATATTGCAGCAAAAACAGAACGAGTAATTCGTCTAAGAGATGGACATATAGAAACTCAAGAAAAAATAGATAAATAA
- a CDS encoding IS4 family transposase, with protein sequence MAKAKYASSSKVTKLVTVLSSHLTEFHLARVQFIGLFVIAVIKVGLGGLIQIATAFERNVECSSSLRRIERFLNDYHLDFKAITRLIVSLQGMDKWKDIVLCLDRTNWKVGKKNVNVLLLSAAYKNVSTPLIWSVFPKKGNSSTEERIELIERFLSIFPNLSISSIVADREFVGQKWFTYLSRKNVDFVMRLKSNFKATRKGKTKSIAAWCRGLAISETYHLDGVFIVNGVEVYLSVSRTQKGYIYLASPVFLENAFELYKQRWEIETLFKALKTQGFKLENTKLTEPEKIAKLLALCSIAFVWCYKVGEWKHKTTKIRVCSNGHNEYSFFRYGLLEIKKILNNPMIKEAKFNQKIKVLSME encoded by the coding sequence ATGGCAAAAGCAAAGTATGCTTCTAGTAGTAAAGTTACAAAATTAGTTACTGTTTTATCTTCTCATTTGACAGAGTTTCATCTTGCACGAGTTCAATTTATAGGTCTTTTTGTAATAGCTGTTATAAAAGTAGGCTTAGGAGGATTAATTCAAATTGCTACGGCTTTTGAACGGAATGTAGAATGCAGCTCCTCTTTACGTCGTATTGAACGCTTTTTAAATGATTATCACCTTGATTTTAAGGCAATTACTCGTTTAATTGTTTCTTTACAAGGTATGGATAAGTGGAAGGATATTGTTTTATGTCTTGACCGTACCAATTGGAAAGTGGGTAAAAAAAATGTAAATGTTTTGTTGCTTTCAGCAGCCTATAAGAATGTTTCAACTCCTCTTATTTGGTCTGTTTTTCCAAAAAAAGGAAACTCTTCTACTGAAGAGCGTATCGAATTAATAGAACGTTTTTTATCTATTTTTCCTAATCTGTCTATTTCTTCTATTGTAGCAGATAGGGAGTTTGTAGGTCAAAAATGGTTTACTTATCTGTCAAGAAAAAACGTTGATTTTGTAATGCGACTAAAGTCTAATTTTAAAGCGACTAGAAAGGGTAAAACAAAGTCAATTGCAGCATGGTGTAGAGGACTGGCTATTTCAGAAACATATCATTTAGATGGTGTTTTTATAGTCAATGGGGTAGAGGTATATTTATCTGTAAGTAGGACACAAAAAGGATATATTTATCTTGCTTCACCTGTTTTTTTAGAAAACGCTTTTGAGCTGTATAAACAACGTTGGGAGATAGAAACGTTGTTTAAGGCTCTAAAAACACAAGGTTTTAAGCTAGAAAATACAAAATTGACAGAACCAGAGAAAATAGCTAAATTACTTGCTCTTTGTTCTATTGCATTTGTTTGGTGTTACAAAGTAGGAGAGTGGAAACATAAAACAACAAAAATAAGGGTCTGTTCAAATGGGCATAATGAATACTCTTTTTTCCGATATGGATTACTAGAAATCAAAAAAATACTCAATAATCCAATGATTAAAGAAGCCAAATTCAATCAGAAAATTAAAGTTTTGTCAATGGAGTGA
- the miaB gene encoding tRNA (N6-isopentenyl adenosine(37)-C2)-methylthiotransferase MiaB: MNKLIADIDIVDVASEAIHEPCETVKKTADNSKEGQRKLYIESYGCQMNFADSEVVAAVMQEHGFGTTNKAEDADLIFLNTCSIREKAEQTVRKRLVHINGLKKRKPEMMVGVLGCMAERLKHKFLEEEKIVDLVAGPDAYRDLPKLIGSVDDGQKAVNVLLSREETYADIAPIRLNSNGISAFVSIMRGCDNVCSFCVVPFTRGRERSRPADSIVQEIKDLVAQGYKEVTLLGQNVDSYKWTNVPRTIKAANFEAETGQKVRNENFATLLEMVAQIDSNLRVRFTTSHPKDMTDDVLHVMAKYENICKYIHLPVQSGNSRVLKLMNRTYSREWYIDRVDAIRRILGDDCAISSDMIAGFCTETEEEHQETLTLMEYVNYDYSYMFFYSERPGTLAAKKYLDDIPMDIKKKRLSQIIELQSKHSLARNQRLIGKTHKVLVEGESKRSDKDLQGRTTDNKVIIFPRENYEKGQYVNVSVHDCTSATLFGKAIEIAN; this comes from the coding sequence ATGAATAAATTAATTGCTGATATAGACATCGTAGATGTTGCAAGTGAAGCTATACACGAACCTTGCGAAACTGTCAAAAAAACGGCTGATAATTCGAAAGAAGGACAGCGCAAACTCTATATTGAAAGTTATGGTTGCCAAATGAATTTTGCTGATAGTGAAGTTGTTGCTGCCGTAATGCAAGAACACGGTTTTGGTACAACAAACAAAGCTGAAGATGCTGATTTGATATTTTTAAATACTTGTTCTATTCGTGAAAAAGCAGAACAAACTGTTCGCAAACGCTTAGTTCACATCAACGGACTCAAAAAGAGAAAACCTGAAATGATGGTTGGTGTTTTGGGCTGTATGGCAGAACGTTTGAAACATAAATTTTTAGAAGAAGAAAAAATTGTTGATTTAGTGGCTGGTCCTGATGCATATCGTGATTTGCCCAAACTTATTGGCTCAGTAGATGATGGACAAAAAGCTGTAAATGTACTTCTTTCAAGAGAAGAAACTTATGCTGATATTGCGCCTATTCGTCTCAACTCAAATGGAATTTCAGCCTTTGTGTCTATTATGCGAGGCTGTGATAATGTTTGTAGTTTTTGTGTTGTGCCTTTTACTCGTGGACGTGAAAGAAGCCGTCCTGCTGATTCGATTGTACAAGAAATTAAAGATTTGGTAGCACAAGGCTATAAAGAAGTTACTTTATTAGGACAAAATGTAGATTCCTATAAATGGACAAATGTTCCAAGAACAATAAAAGCAGCTAACTTTGAAGCAGAAACAGGACAAAAAGTAAGAAATGAAAACTTTGCTACGCTTTTGGAAATGGTAGCTCAAATTGATTCTAATCTAAGAGTTCGTTTTACCACTTCACACCCAAAAGACATGACAGATGATGTACTTCATGTGATGGCAAAATATGAAAATATTTGTAAATACATTCATTTACCTGTTCAGAGTGGAAATAGTAGAGTTTTAAAACTCATGAATCGTACTTATTCTCGTGAATGGTATATCGACAGAGTAGATGCAATTCGCAGAATTTTGGGAGATGATTGTGCCATTAGTTCAGATATGATTGCAGGTTTTTGTACTGAAACAGAAGAAGAACACCAAGAAACATTGACTTTGATGGAATATGTAAATTACGATTATTCGTATATGTTTTTCTATTCTGAACGCCCTGGAACTTTAGCTGCCAAAAAATACTTGGATGATATTCCGATGGATATAAAGAAAAAACGCCTTAGCCAAATCATCGAACTTCAATCAAAACATTCATTGGCTCGTAATCAAAGATTGATAGGAAAAACACATAAAGTATTAGTAGAAGGCGAATCAAAACGCTCAGATAAGGATTTACAAGGCAGAACAACAGATAATAAAGTAATCATTTTTCCTAGAGAAAATTATGAAAAAGGACAATATGTAAATGTATCTGTTCACGATTGTACTTCAGCAACTCTTTTCGGAAAAGCTATTGAAATAGCAAATTAA
- a CDS encoding Rpn family recombination-promoting nuclease/putative transposase codes for MSTQEKYLNPFTDFGFKKLFGSEINSDLLISFLNEVLPAKAQIKTLTYLKSENLGRSAMDRKVIYDLYCENEKGEKFIVELQKAKQKFFKDHTIFYSTFPIQEQAQRGDWNFQLKAVYTVSILDFVWNEENEESQVKETAMLMSIDTKKIFYDKLTYVYIQIPLFEKKENELETLEDKWFYVMKNLQSFPNRPAALQERIFDKVFQTAELAQFNKKERSNYEDSLKVYRDIKNSLDYAEEKGKKRGIEMGVEIGVEKGKKETQIENAKKAIKENLPLEIIAKITDLTIEEIQQIKDNLEE; via the coding sequence ATGTCGACACAAGAAAAATATCTAAATCCTTTCACTGATTTTGGTTTCAAAAAACTATTTGGCTCAGAAATCAATAGTGATTTATTGATTAGTTTTTTGAATGAAGTATTGCCTGCAAAAGCACAAATAAAAACGCTTACTTATTTAAAATCTGAAAATTTAGGTCGTTCGGCAATGGATAGAAAAGTTATTTATGACCTATATTGTGAGAATGAAAAGGGAGAAAAATTTATAGTTGAATTACAAAAAGCCAAACAAAAATTTTTCAAAGACCATACTATTTTTTATTCTACATTTCCTATTCAAGAACAAGCGCAACGAGGAGATTGGAATTTTCAATTAAAGGCAGTTTATACTGTTTCTATTCTAGATTTTGTTTGGAATGAAGAAAATGAGGAAAGCCAAGTAAAAGAAACGGCAATGCTCATGAGTATTGATACAAAGAAAATTTTTTATGACAAACTTACATATGTCTATATTCAAATTCCACTTTTTGAAAAAAAAGAAAATGAATTAGAAACCTTAGAAGATAAATGGTTTTATGTAATGAAAAATCTTCAAAGTTTTCCTAATCGTCCTGCTGCTCTTCAAGAACGTATTTTTGATAAAGTTTTTCAAACTGCTGAATTAGCTCAATTCAATAAAAAAGAACGTAGCAATTACGAAGACAGTTTGAAAGTATATAGGGATATAAAAAATAGCTTGGATTATGCAGAGGAAAAAGGCAAAAAAAGAGGAATTGAAATGGGAGTAGAAATAGGAGTGGAAAAAGGTAAAAAAGAAACACAAATTGAAAATGCAAAAAAAGCAATTAAAGAAAATTTGCCTTTAGAAATAATTGCCAAAATTACGGACTTAACAATAGAAGAAATACAACAAATAAAAGATAATTTAGAAGAATAA
- a CDS encoding replication-associated recombination protein A, producing MLSQTSQNPPLAERMRPTSLIEVIGQQHLIGQNGVIARVISSGAVPSMILWGSPGIGKTTLALLIAKALKRPFHTLSAISAGVKDVREVIETAKRQTRAILFIDEIHRFSKSQQDALLGAVERGTITLIGATTENPSFEINSALLSRCQVYILNPLSEEELKELLRQAMEKDFKLKKKNIEIKSYEALFRISGGDARKLLNLFELVVESEPNFNAPNTEDEEGNIIKNTIEVTDEKVMLSAQQRISSYDKSGENHYDIVSALIKSIRGSDPNAAIYWLARMIEGGEDVKFIARRLVISASEDIGNANPTALVLATTTFQAAIQIGFPEAQIVLAQCVTYLATSPKSNASYTAIKTARKIVQEQGDLPVPLHLRNAPTKLMKQQGYGKNYNYSHNNANNFAEQEYFPKELANTKLYEPAQNPRENGIRQFLKERWKEKYGY from the coding sequence ATGCTCTCTCAAACTTCTCAAAACCCACCTTTAGCAGAACGAATGCGCCCAACTTCTTTAATCGAAGTAATTGGACAGCAGCATTTAATTGGACAAAATGGTGTAATTGCTCGTGTTATTTCGTCTGGTGCAGTTCCTTCTATGATTCTTTGGGGCAGCCCTGGAATTGGCAAAACTACACTTGCTTTATTGATTGCAAAGGCTTTGAAGCGTCCTTTTCATACATTGAGTGCAATTTCAGCAGGTGTAAAAGACGTTCGTGAAGTTATCGAAACAGCAAAAAGACAGACTAGAGCGATTCTTTTTATTGATGAAATTCATCGTTTTAGCAAATCTCAACAAGATGCACTTTTGGGAGCTGTTGAGCGTGGAACAATTACGCTTATTGGTGCGACAACCGAAAACCCTTCTTTTGAAATAAACTCAGCTTTGCTTTCTCGTTGTCAAGTTTATATTTTAAATCCTTTGTCAGAAGAGGAATTGAAAGAACTTTTGCGACAAGCAATGGAAAAAGATTTTAAATTAAAAAAGAAAAATATTGAGATAAAATCTTACGAGGCTCTCTTCAGAATTTCGGGAGGAGATGCACGAAAATTATTGAATCTTTTTGAACTTGTAGTAGAATCTGAGCCAAATTTTAATGCGCCAAATACAGAAGATGAAGAAGGAAATATAATTAAAAATACCATTGAAGTGACAGATGAAAAAGTAATGTTATCGGCACAACAACGAATTTCTTCGTATGATAAAAGTGGCGAAAATCATTATGATATTGTTTCGGCTTTGATAAAATCTATTCGTGGAAGCGACCCAAATGCAGCTATTTATTGGTTGGCAAGAATGATTGAAGGAGGCGAAGATGTTAAGTTTATTGCTCGTCGTTTGGTTATTTCGGCTTCAGAAGATATAGGAAATGCAAATCCGACGGCTTTAGTTTTGGCAACAACAACCTTTCAAGCTGCCATTCAAATTGGTTTTCCAGAAGCTCAAATTGTTTTGGCTCAATGTGTTACTTATTTGGCTACTTCTCCAAAAAGTAATGCGTCTTACACAGCCATCAAAACGGCAAGAAAAATCGTACAAGAACAAGGAGATTTGCCTGTTCCATTGCATCTCAGAAATGCACCAACAAAACTCATGAAACAACAAGGGTATGGGAAAAATTATAATTATTCTCATAACAATGCTAATAATTTTGCCGAGCAAGAATATTTTCCAAAGGAATTAGCCAATACAAAATTATACGAACCAGCTCAAAATCCAAGAGAAAATGGAATACGCCAGTTTTTGAAGGAACGTTGGAAGGAGAAGTATGGATATTAA
- a CDS encoding lipoprotein signal peptidase, with product MKYLPYFLIALGVILIDQALKLYIHSTLSLGEDILIFGDWFKLHYTLNPGMAFGIELGSDYGKLILTIFRIFAGIGIAYVMARAALRDAPKGFVLSMALILGGAFGNIVDSTFYGVFIEGNAVPFYGNEPHFYPWFHGQVIDMFYFDIASGYFPENIPFVGGDHYSFFPIFNVADAAIFIGVCIILIWQKRFFPKEEVEIEVEKALEDGIKSENDLNENTISEDTIQTNFDKDELDKHNDIDSISDDNNLKEGSKKEE from the coding sequence ATGAAATACTTACCTTATTTTCTTATTGCGCTAGGCGTGATTCTTATTGATCAAGCTCTCAAATTATACATTCATTCTACACTTTCTTTAGGTGAAGATATTTTGATTTTTGGTGATTGGTTCAAACTTCACTACACACTTAACCCTGGAATGGCATTTGGTATTGAGTTAGGTTCTGATTATGGAAAACTTATCTTGACCATTTTTAGAATTTTTGCAGGAATAGGAATTGCTTATGTAATGGCTCGTGCTGCCTTGCGTGATGCGCCTAAAGGTTTTGTATTAAGTATGGCTCTTATTTTGGGTGGTGCTTTTGGAAATATTGTAGATTCTACTTTTTATGGTGTTTTTATAGAAGGAAATGCTGTTCCTTTTTATGGAAATGAACCTCATTTTTATCCTTGGTTTCATGGGCAAGTAATTGATATGTTTTATTTTGATATTGCTTCAGGTTATTTTCCAGAAAACATTCCTTTTGTTGGTGGTGATCATTACTCATTTTTTCCTATTTTCAATGTGGCTGATGCAGCTATTTTTATTGGAGTTTGTATTATTCTAATTTGGCAAAAACGTTTTTTCCCTAAAGAAGAAGTTGAAATAGAAGTAGAAAAAGCTTTAGAAGATGGAATAAAAAGTGAAAATGATTTAAATGAAAATACCATTTCGGAGGATACAATTCAAACTAATTTTGATAAAGATGAGTTAGATAAACATAATGATATAGATTCTATTTCAGATGATAATAATTTGAAAGAAGGCTCTAAAAAGGAAGAGTAA
- the ruvB gene encoding Holliday junction branch migration DNA helicase RuvB, giving the protein MRQDYIDPNIKPETTTTEADIERALRPLSFSDFTGQEKILENLQVFVKAATNRGEPLDHVLLHGPPGLGKTTLSHIISNELNANIKTTSGPVLDKPSDLAGLLTNLKAGDVLFIDEIHRLNPVVEEYLYSAMEDYRIDIMLDTGPNARSVQIKLKPFTLIGATTRSGLLTSPLRARFGINLRLEYYDAELLTTIIQRSSAILNTPITKEAAFEIARRSRGTPRISNNLLRRTRDFAQVKGNGDISLDIAQISLKALEVDDNGLDEMDNRILITIIDKFGGGPVGLTTIATACAEEAETIEEVYEPFLIKEGFLKRTPRGREVTALAYRHFDLLPPNEQSRLF; this is encoded by the coding sequence ATGCGTCAAGATTATATAGACCCAAATATAAAACCCGAAACAACAACAACAGAAGCAGACATCGAACGTGCTTTGCGTCCCTTGTCGTTTTCTGATTTTACAGGACAAGAGAAAATATTAGAAAATCTACAAGTTTTTGTTAAAGCTGCTACAAATAGAGGTGAGCCTTTAGACCATGTACTTTTGCATGGACCTCCAGGGTTGGGCAAAACAACACTTTCGCATATCATTTCGAATGAACTCAATGCAAATATAAAAACTACTTCAGGTCCTGTTTTGGACAAACCAAGTGATTTAGCAGGACTTTTGACAAATCTAAAAGCTGGAGATGTTCTTTTTATTGATGAAATCCATCGCCTAAATCCTGTTGTTGAGGAATATTTATATTCAGCAATGGAAGATTATAGAATTGATATAATGTTGGATACAGGTCCCAATGCTCGTTCGGTTCAGATAAAATTAAAACCTTTTACGCTCATTGGTGCGACTACTCGCTCGGGGCTTCTGACTTCACCTTTGCGTGCTAGGTTTGGAATTAATTTGCGTTTAGAATATTATGATGCTGAACTTTTGACTACAATTATTCAGCGTTCTTCAGCTATTTTAAATACACCAATTACAAAAGAAGCAGCCTTTGAGATTGCAAGACGAAGCAGAGGAACGCCTCGTATTTCAAATAATCTATTAAGAAGAACACGAGATTTTGCACAAGTAAAAGGAAACGGAGATATAAGTTTGGACATTGCTCAAATTTCTCTAAAAGCCTTAGAAGTAGATGATAATGGGCTTGATGAGATGGATAATCGTATTCTTATCACAATTATTGATAAATTTGGAGGAGGACCTGTCGGACTAACAACCATTGCGACAGCCTGTGCCGAAGAAGCCGAAACAATAGAAGAAGTTTATGAGCCTTTTTTGATAAAAGAAGGGTTTTTGAAACGTACACCACGAGGAAGAGAAGTTACTGCGCTGGCATACCGTCATTTTGATTTGTTGCCACCAAATGAACAATCTAGGTTATTTTAA